One part of the Indicator indicator isolate 239-I01 chromosome 5, UM_Iind_1.1, whole genome shotgun sequence genome encodes these proteins:
- the ZC3H15 gene encoding zinc finger CCCH domain-containing protein 15, translated as MPPKKQQQPAGGSKKADQKKKEKIIEDKTFGLKNKKGAKQQKFIKAVTHQVKFGQQNPRQAAQSESEKKLKKEDKKKELQELNELFKPVVAAQKISKGADPKSVVCAFFKQGQCTKGDKCKFSHDLSLERKCEKRSVYIDARDEDLEKDTMDNWDEKKLEEVVNKKHGEAEKKKPKTQIVCKYFLDAIENNKYGWFWVCPGGGDNCMYRHALPPGFVLKKDKKKEEKQDEISLEDLIEKERAALGPNVTKITLECFIAWKRRKRQEKIDKAEQDMERRKADFKAGKALVISGREVFEFRPELVDADDEEADDTHYVQGAGEDDEMEDPVCINDVDLNLYVPKAVDETGITVASPERFSTYSATEKDDNKLSEASGGDINSSEQNDLEEDDNGDVELENGVIDAVPVDENLFTGEDLDELEEELNTLDLEE; from the exons ATGCCccccaagaagcagcagcagccggcggggggcagcaagaaagcggaccagaaaaagaaggagaagatcATCGAG GACAAAACATTTGGCCTGAAGAATAAAAAGGGTGCAAAACAGCAGAAATTTATCAAGGCTGTGACTCACCAGGTTAAATTTGGTCAGCAAAATCCACGTCAG GCTGCTCAAAGTGAAAGTGagaagaagttaaaaaaagaagataagaaaaaagaattacaAGAATTAAATGAACTCTTCAAGCCTGTGGTTGCTGCACAAAAAATTAGCAAAG GTGCTGACCCCAAATCTGTAGTTTGTGCTTTTTTCAAGCAAGGGCAGTGCACTAAAGGGGACAAGTGCAAGTTTTCCCATGATTTATCTTTGGAAAGGAAGTGTGAAAAACGAAGTGTCTACATCGATGCAAGAGATGAAGACCTTGAAAAAG ATACAATGGATAACTGGGATGAGAAGAAGCTGGAAGAAGTGGTGAACAAGAAGCATGGGGAGgcggaaaagaaaaaacccaaaactcaaATA GTCTGCAAATATTTCCTTGATGCTATTGAAAATAACAAGTATGGATGGTTTTGGGTCTGCCCAGGTGGAGGAGACAACTGCATGTATCGCCATGCTCTCCCTCCTGGATTTGTATTaaaaaaggacaagaagaaggaggagaaacaaGATGAAATTTCTTTAGAAGATCTAATAGAAAAAGAG CGTGCTGCCTTAGGACCAAATGTTACCAAAATTACTCTAGAGTGTTTTATTGcgtggaagagaagaaaaagacaagaaaaaattgATAAGGCTGAGCAGGatatggagaggaggaaagcagaTTTTAAAGCTGGCAAAGCACTGGTG ATCAGTGGACGTGAAGTATTTGAGTTCCGGCCGGAGCTGGTCGATGCAGATGATGAAGAGGCAGATGACACCCATTATGTTcaaggagcaggagaagatgATGAG atGGAAGACCCTGTGTGCATAAATGATGTTGATTTGAACCTGTATGTTCCAAAGGCTGTAGATGAGACTGGCATTACTGTGGCCAGTCCTGAGCGGTTCAGCACATACAGCGCCACAGAAAAAGATG ataaTAAATTGAGTGAAGCTTCTGGTGGTGATATAAACAGCAGTGAGCAAAATGATTTAGAGGAGGACGACAATGGAGATGTGGAGTTGGAAAATGGCGTAATTGATGCGGTTCCAGTTGATGAAAATCTTTTTACTGGAGAGGACTTGGATGAACTAGAAGAAGAACTAAACACCCTTGATTTAGAAGAATAA